GATACACCATTGAACAACACCAAAGAAAAGGCCAAACTGCCCCACGCTCAAGTGCTGTCGCAGACTGCATATTGGCTCTGCTATTAGTCTCACACTGGttcagggtttttttgtttttttttaacagcagaaTTGTGTATTAATTGGACATTTGTGTACATTTATTGGTTAGAACGATGCTGCAGGCCTTGAATATTTAGTTCCTAACAGTGACAGTAGCATGTTCTTCTGCAATCAGTCCATGACTTTAAAGGCGTGTTAAACAATCTATGACCTTTATAGGACCAGTAGGAATTGCAAACCAATTTGGCAGAACTTATCTCCTTCTCCAAGTCTCTGGCTCTAAACCGAAAAacctccacccccccaccccccaccccttccctccctccccccccgaGCGATGGCAGCCTGCAACTGACACAAAACTACAAAAGCTGCATTTTCAAAATATGGGACAAATAAGCTCTCTAATGAGAGCAGCGATCCAGCACAAGTCTCTGTCTTTTGAAGAGGTAATGCACACCAAGATGCAAAACACTGGAGTAAGAATCATGCAACTGCAGGCTGGCCTTGTTTAGCAGTTAACACGAGTACCGCTGTGCCCTAAATCCATAGTTTTTAAACACAACTAGATACTACCACCATCATCACGGCGTTACTATGAATCGTAGCATGTATTCAACGACTTGTACACTGACAGAAAAAAGTGACATCTTAGAAATGACGCTGCCAGTTCAACTTATATCAAATTATATTAGATTTTTGTTCTTTCTGGATCTCTCTCAGCGCCACCACCCACAGTAATTTGACTCTGATCCAGCTTCTAGCAGCTTCTCAGATCACTGAGGCAGAGTAGTATCAGCAGCACCCTCAGAACATGGTCATATTTAGTATTTGTATGTTCTGATTTGAGCGCACTACATTGTGTTACTATTCCACTGTGCCCCACTTATAATTAGTATGTAGCATATGGGGACATACTGGCAGCTCTTGTGAAGCTGGATGTATGCATAGTGGTGCTGTGGGCTAAatcagcatgctaacatgaTGACATTTACAACATGGTTTGCTGccaaaaatgtgtgtatgtagacTCAGCGAATGCATTCTAGGTGCTACTACGATTTACTAACAGTAACATGATGACTAAGGTGAAACTCCAGGAAATCGCAGGCTTGAGTTCAGATATAGAGACAAAAGTATTGATATTTACACAGTTCCAAGACAACAACAGTTATGAAGGAATTGTGAGCTTCCTCCAAAGCTAGCATGCAGTGGCGGTTATTTTGAGAACAGAGGCGACTGTTGTGCGTCTCAGACTTACTCATAAATGACAGCGACCCTGGGACGTGTCCTGGTGCATAATTAAAGAGCCATGATGACACATTTCTCTCACTTTGTCTCCAAGGTCCTTCATTCCAGGCGTTCTCACCCATGAGGCTGGGGTTCATGTCCCCAGTGTTTCTGCTTGGGTTTTTAGCCAATAAAAGTACAGACCCCATTATAATGGCAAATTTTACACAGCACAATTGTcttcaacaagcttctctgctttATTTAAAATGAGGACAAGTCACTCAAGTTATTAGGAAttatagagagagagatacagccagttttattttttgtttttatttatttggtgtattttctcttttaaaaaTCTAAATCCGAAGTGTCCCTTTAAACGTCATCTGTTAATATTCTGGACATTAGTCAGTACCAGTAATCACCAAGAGACTTTGTCAGCTCGTTgaacaataaacacatattttaagCAGTGAACCGGAGGATATGATacctgtgtctgcagtgtgttagCATTAGGAACTGGATTCTCCCTCATTATCTAACAAACTAATTACAAGCTAATTATTtcaagagagagggagcagggagCGCACCCACTTTGCAAAGTTGTGAAATTGATAGTGACAATGCGGCAGTGAGGGTAATCATTATAATTGATGCGCTACCTGTTTGTGCAAGAAAAACTTGTGCGTCTTTAATTAGGAAGCAATCTATACTGCAAAGAAAATAGGCATCACTACAATGAACTAAAAGGAAATCTGTTTCTGGATAGACAAGCTCATTTGCTGGCAATGCTGAAGTTTAACAATAACAGACGCttaacacatggacacacaaatacagttaGCACACAGAtttattaggaaaaaaaaggatcaaCATCACCATCTCTTTAATAGTAAGGGAGGCATTTATACctgaaatataatgaaaaataatacaGTTTTTGGCAAAATGTTTGGATTTGGAAATTGTAGTCCTTTAAGGATTAAAGGGAGTTTAAGGCTTTTTTTAAAGGGATTTTTATCCCTTAAGGCTTGTAGCTCTGTAGTTGCTGATAGAAGCCTGGGTTCGGCCGGATCGATGGCCTCGCCAGCTTCACCTGACTGTATGCGTCGTCAAACAAAAGCCCCTCCCTCGACATCAGGTAGCCAATCACAATGGAGGAAGAGCGGGAAACTCCAGCGTTACAGTGGACCAGCACCACACCGTCCTAGGgacaaaaagggaaaaagaatCAATGTCAATaagaaaactgcagcatatTATAAAAGTCATTCACCTCAGTCCAAGTCGGCAATAAAAGTTTGGCAGATCATTCCTCCAAGAAgaaaagctgctgtttgtctctgaaAAGCAGCCTCTGACAGATCATGTACAGCAAGTTGAGATGGaataaatctgtgtctgtggctgtgtcaAAATTTGCAATTGtgattaatattaatgttgatgtaATTATTTTACTGCCTTGAGTGCTTGGCTGAAAATAAATTTTTTAAAATTCCAGCCACATCTTCAGATAATGCGTGCGGGCCCACAGCTCTGTTCTGAAGCTCAGCGTATTGACACATTTGTCTCTTTTGTTCAAATCGGAGCCTCCCATCGCACAATAGTCTCCTTTTCAGGCTGAAATGGATCGGAGGAGGAACTGTTAGCACGTTTTTGGATTTTTACGCGTCGATCAATACGCATTGAGGAACAAGAGGTTCAAATGGGCCGGCTGTAATTGACATCTTATCTGTGCTTTTTCGTTTTGAAACATAAAGCTATCACCCCGAATCCTCtgggtaaaaaaatacaatctaATGAAGCACATACAGAGCAAACAGAATGATATCAGTCTGTTATTATCAAAAAAAACCTTGCTCTGCTCTTTTGTAATATCTGTCAGCACAGTTACATATCAGGTcttgttttccttcctttcaAAAGAAACTGCAGAAAACTTCTACAGTCTGGAAAATTGCCTGAGCTACATAATCCATCACAGCAAACACTGAGACTTAATTTGGTTTTGTCAGAGTTTCTTGTTTTGCTGTTATTTCATTTCACTCCACTTGTGACTGTTTTAATATCAGTGCTCACATCACATTATGTTGGGCTTACGGTCAgtctcctgacacacacacacacacacacacacacacacgagatgAACTGCAAGTCTCTGCCAGGAAATAAACATAACATATAACTAAGAGGCAAAACTGAGCGTAGGCAGAATCTTAACTTTCTACATGAAATGACCTCGGCGTAGTCTTTTTAATAAGTAATCAGACCTCCCACCTCACCTTTGTGCTGAGTTGCAGATAGctgatgtgtgtaaatgcatCACAGTCAGGTAGCAGAACAGCTGCGTGTGCACACTGACATGTTAAATTAGCCCGCAGATATGAAAGAAGGCATTTTCTTCAGAGCCTCCTCAGAGAAGCGAGATACAGAAATGTTTAAATAGatttgattcatatttttttttatctgggaACTCCACAGAACCAGGCTGTGCTCTGTCAGTGGAGATAATGATATGTGCTGAAGGAGAACGTTAAGGTGCTAACAGATATATCAACTTTCAGGTAGGCCAGCTCTGCTTATTTGcatcacaaacagaaaaactgcatttttcacttCATAACATCTGGAAACCTTGCTTATAAAATAATAGAAattgtaatgaaaaaaaaaaagcttacgaATGTAATTGAAcctgtcactgctgtcagaAAGGAAAAAtcccaaaatgtcaaactgttttcttgttgtctgcATGAATTTTGCCTGATGAATTGGGGGAAAGTTGTGTTATTAAAGTGAGTTCAAATGTgggatttatttgatttttttagttttcttttcATCCTACACATATGTCACTTAGATTTTTATGGTGCACAGCAACTTATTCTAAGGTTATTAAAACCCGGAggaactttattttttaaattaaagtgtTAAATATTCCTTCTTGTCTGTCAACACTGTGCatcttgctgtgtgtatgtctgtctctgttttctgtgcaggtttccaagtgcttccagtgaaccaagtggatcatccacacctgagtccacttggccctcgtcagcagaagtatatcaactggaggtgtgcacatggctggggccagtgtgggccaacttgtggacgcatACACCATGCGAGGACTTTATGctaattgtgtgtttgtgttgtatttgtgtgtaccTGTTCTTGGGCCTGATCTATGAAGGAGCTGCATTCTTCGAGATATGAAGTGATGTTGGTCTCTGGGAGGTCCAGGATCTGGAGGGTCTTATACACCATCTGATCTGGAAAGAGGTTAGTGACTCCATAGGCCACGTTCAGCACATGAGACACCTGAcaggtggagagagagggagagaggcggAGGAAGAGACATGGAAAAAAATCCTTGAGCAAATGACCCCCAAAGCATTGACTTGCTTTAAACGCTCATTTTGCTTTGGCAAGGCAGAAAGAGATGTTCTGTCAGCCATATTGATGACATGACACGACCTGAGTGTgactgagtgagagagagggggcagaaagacagagtgagaaagaaagaggagggttgacagagaacaggaagaaagatgaagaggaggtggggggatGGCAGGAAAGAAGACAGATGGCTCCAATTCATTTTGCTGTATCGGCCTACTCTCACTTAAATTTAGCTTACCTCAGAGGGCCACGCTCTGTAACATTGTACTAATGTGCTCTGCTTTTAGACTGCTTGTATCAGCTAACATTCTTCTCCACATGTTAAGAGATAAGTCTGGTGTTACACCAAAAACCCCTTAAACGCCTATTCAACAACAGAAATTTAGTGTAAGTATCAAATTCTGATAAATCTTGCTCCTCTGTTCCATGGAGCCCACTAAAAAGTATCAGAAAAAGTGCTGTTGTTGATTTTGACTCAGTTCCACATACATCATTCTGCTGCTGGTGTATATGCCCCCTAGTGTATCAGTACACAACTGAAAATGGTCCCAAAAGATGcagtatttctttctgtttcaccCTCAGTCTGTCCCTCAAAGCGTGCCAGTGGGGCTTTGAATGCATGTCCCATTTAAAAATTCACCAAACATAATCTGTTTGCACTtacaagattctgtaaaaaacattttgcactCCACAGAGCAACTAGAAAGCCATGGCTGACCAGTTACATGAACAAAAAATCAGCTGATCCACTTTTTAAGTATTAGTTGTTTTCTGTTAATTTGGGATCGACCAAGAACCTGCACCTTCAcctgtttaaacacaaaaaaagggcCAGCTGTCAAATCCCATGAGGTTTAGCAACAATCAGAGTTCTAGTTTTCATGCAGACAAAGTTTCATCgcagaaggaggaagtgaagGTATTTGTAATCTCCCCCATTCATCATCCTGAGACTGCACAGGCAGCAATATGCTCATGCCTGGGAGCAGCCACTGCAGAGAGGAGTAGTCACATttctctgatgaggaggagcagcagcagcagcagcagcagcactgaggctTACTGTAATCATTTACTCCCTCTACTGAGCTAAACTGTCACTGCATGAGTCATGAAGCTCCTCTAGGCTATTGGCTGGCTGTTGTCGATCCGCAGGAATGCTCACCCACACGGCTGCCTCTAATCTCATGTCACTACACATGCTATCACAACAAGGCAAGGGCATGCCCGCGCTATTGATCCCTTTGTACTGACCTTATACCTCAGCAAGGTGTCAATGTCGTGGGCTGCATCCTGAGAGGctgaaaagacagaaacaactCGATGagaagacagacagcagggcaCGTCTCTGCTTAACAAACCTTATCTATTTAAAAGATGACCATTATAGCCGCTGCCTCCCTCCTGTCTTCTCATGAATATTAAAGAGTATCTCATTGTTATTTCCACAGAGGCACAGAATTGATCCATTTTGTTCAGCTGTAAAGTATCTGCAGTATGGTGTTTAGTCTTCTATAAAACCATTTCTTGTCTTatggtgtttttgtattttaatttatttaaatttattttttatgctaTATAGTCTACGATGGCCTGGTGACCTGTCTAGGTCTAAcccaaagttagctgggataggctcccgtgaccctgcactgcaggaagaAGCGGGTtaatgatggatggatgcataGTCTATGATTTGGTTAAAGGAAATAGTTACAAAGCCCGCTCCTGACATTTTACAGCTTTTACAAGAGTAGTAAGACGACTTCTTTGTCACTTTTCTGTACTTTCCCATAGGGACAGCATATCAGTAATTCCTGTTAGTGTCACTCATTGTTTTGATGACAGAGGTAACTCTTATGTCTCTGAGATTACTGGAAATGTCAACTAGGGGTTCTGATTCATTTCCAAAGTGTACTGACAATGCATTTGTTATGTTATCTTATGCCTCGTTcccactggggaaatcaatccagctagagcgggatttgagCCGTATCTGTATATATCTGGAtagatttcaatccacctcttgggggtggatctagccagattggcttacatatggctcaggtctgaatgctaatgcggctagtgaatcccgctagcgacatCATACCTCTGGGTTCACTGGGACAGTGTCCTGGTCGCATACAAAATCCATGTGTAAACATTATCAGACTGGCTTAAACTCAAGATGGAAATGGGATGGTGATGTGGCCTTATTGCTGCTGGACTAGTCAATATGTAATCATTAGCGCAGCTTCTATGCCATCTGCAGAGGAGGCTCCTACCACAACAAGTATTTACAACAGTGGCATTGTACCTCCCAAAAGTAGGGGGGGAACACAAGAACCTAAAATAACCTATCCACAAACCTGAATAGGAACAACAATGAGTGGatattttgcatttaaacataaaatcatatgtctgtaacagtgtgtgtgtggctttctaAGAGTTTTGtgcatttctgtcatgtttcaAGTATTTTTTCACATTAGTAAAATGTTTGGTGTAACAAATAGTTCATTAAACCCACTTCTACACATGTGAACAAAATTGTTGGTACCCCTCttttaaggaaagaaaaacccaCAATGGTAACAAAAATAACTTGAAACTGACAAAagtaataacaaataaaaatttACTGAAAATTAACCAAGGTAAATCAGACATTGCTTGTGAGTTGTTGTTCAacataatcatttaaaaaaacaaactactgaAACAGGCCTGGACAAAAATGATGGTACCCGAGAAAAGATTGAAAATAATTTGACCATAGGGACATGTTAAACTAAGGTGTGTCCTCTAATAAGTATCACAGGTGTCTTCAAACTTGTAATCAGTCCGTCTGCCTATTTAAAGGGTGACAAGTCACTTTGCTGTTTGGTGACATAGTGTGTACCGCACTGAACATGGACCACAGAAAGCGAAGAAGAGAGTTGTCTCAGGAGATAAGAAAGACAATCATAGACAAGCATGTTAAAGGTAAAGGCTATAAGACCATCTCCAAGCAGCTTGATGTTCCTGTGACTACAGATGCATATTATTCAGAAGTCTAAGGTCCATGGGACTGTAGCCAACCTCCCTGGGTGTGGCCGAAAGAGGAAAATCAACGACAAATTGAAGAGAAGAATAATTCAAATGGTAACTAAAAAGCCCAGAACAACTTCCAAAGACATTAATGGTGAACTCCAAGGGCAAGGTACATCAGTGTCAGATCAAACTGTTCATTagtctctctgtgtgcttttttagtttttactgtctGTAGTTTTTCTGGCTGCTGTTGTAGTTTTTCTGATCTGGTTTTTGTAAAATAAGGATTTTACATGTGTAATGTGATATTACACTCAGAGCACATGTATTAGCTGTTTCCGACTTAAAAATGTCAATACAGGAACATCATCAAACTGACTGGTTTGTAGATAAAAGTTCTGTTAAAAATATCTACATAATATTCTTCCAATCAGATCAACATCCTCTGATGTTATTAATGATGCAGATGTGGTTGGTTGATTAAGGTTAAGATACACTAATGGACTCAAAACGTATTGTTTCTTCTGCTTTAGCTGAAAACTGGGGAGGAGACGCGGAGGCACAGAGGTCAGATGCAACAATCAcacctgaaaaaagaaaagcagcaatCACCAAATTCTCTACAAGCAGGATGGACCGGAGGGAAGAGGAGCTATAAGAAACCCACCCGGCAATTAGCAGGAGGACCCCCCCACATGAGcctggtcctgctcaaggtttcttcctgttaaaagtgagtttttccttgccactgttgcctaAAGTGCTTGCTCGGGGGTCAgacaaaaaaagggtttcacaaaaaaaaattgaaaataaacataaaatataaacgTTCTCGTTTGTCTGCTGCTTTCTCCTTTATGGATGTAGACATAAGTATGCGACATGCAGATGTTTCTATAGAGGAAACAGTGGATGAAAGCTGAAGAAGGAATCATGGTTCTGAGGTGGTTTgacttcatcagttctaaaTGTTCTCTGTGGTTCAATGAACTTTTTACTACAATAATGTTGCTGTTAGAAAATACATGATTTAATAGATAAGGCAGGAGGGAAGCATAAAGAGGAAAGGCTTTAGTATAATGTTTGAATAAATCACAGTAcgtttaatggaacttattgaATTCTTAACTcataataaaatgcaaatattaggTGTTAAGTTTGAGTTTGGGAAACAGCCAAATTCAGACAGACCAAAACGAATGAAAGGAAACTAAAGTAAAGCATTAAAGAAAAGGTCAAAGGAACAAAACCTGGACAAAGtgcatgctgaagacactggagacacaggacaagacaggacaaactgacaaaggggagcacaagaaTTAAATACACAATGGTCAACACAAAGGTCTGAATTTTACTATGTTCCACTAGCAGTTTGGAAGACAGCAAGGAAGCCGGGTTAAACTGGACTTGAGCGCAGACACGCATGcaccagatttgaaaataggttcTGAATGTATCCATCTTAAAAACTACCCAGGTCCAATCCCACtccagctggattgactttctccagtgtgaacggggcctttagCTCTTACTCTATGCCATTGGCTGAGCACAGGCAGTCCTAGTGTTACACCATGGGCTTTTCTCATTTCCCAAACTGCACCCCCTCAATTCCTCGCCTCacctcctgtgtttgtgtcttaaagCCGGCCACCAGAGATGTGAACGGGGGAGGTGGAAAAGGAGACTCAAGGAGACAGGAGGTGAAGAAACAGGCATTTACCATATTGAGACATCCCTGTCTATAATCCTCTGTGGTACATCCCTGTCTCAATTGGGTCAATTTTCACAGCTGcctgtctgttgttttgttcaaGTCTACTGTTGTGATGTCCATCAATTTAACAGTTAATAGCACTCTAAAAGCTTCTGCCTCATAAGTCTATATTCCAAATCAATAAACACCCTAACAATGATCAGTCCAGTCTGCTGGCCCTGTGTTGCTCTAATGATATTAAAAACTTGTGTTTATTGAACCATAGGCTGCATACTGGTGTCTACACTAATGATTAGAGGTTTAAATGCATTTATGTGTACAATAATATACTGCTATGTATGGAATAGAAAAACtacataaaaaattacatttaaaacaagaatAGAAAGTAATTCATAAAGTTATGGCTGCTATGCTACAAGCTTAAAATGCACACAGCTCTCTGAGATGGTGGCTGGCTGTTCTAAGGGCTTAATATGGAAACAGTTCTGTCTGATATCGGGCTGATATGATGCAGCCAGTTTGTATAATAAACTCAGAGGAAAGACACCATTATTAGACTTTCTGATTCTCTCATAGCTCCTCCAGTAAACCTCCTATCCTcgatcctctctctctctctcttccagctTTAGGAATTGAGATGTCCTTTCTCTATATGGCGTTCTGAGCTCGATATCAAGGTCAATGAGGATGAAGGATTGTAGAGATGAGAACACATAAAGGAAATTGGGGAAATTAAAAAAAGCCTCATATTCTGTGATCCATTAGAGGATAGAGAGGGTGTTTGTATAATTTCAGTTACCACCACAAGGGGGGGAGACAAACCTTCTGCTCAAAGCTTTAatctaaaaagaaaatgaaaagaattcATATATGTAGCCACGTTTCTGATAAGATGTACCAGGACACATTTTATGTGATAAAACTATCCCTGCATGAAGTGTATAAAAAGCTTAAAAATGTAGCTTTGCAGTGGAAAAAGCAAAAGCTGCAGGATATCAGCTCCAATATCCACATTCAGACACAAAACTCTTTCTGCACAGCTGCAATGCCAAGCAGAGATGATATCAATCACCAGCAGTAAAATGGCTTAAAGCTAGAGAAACGCTGGGACAGGAATCAAATGATTTGAATAGTAGCACTAAGCCCTGCCTAAAACTGCTGAAATAAACATTCAATATTTTCTACAGCTGCAGAGAAGGCAGTGTATGGTATGTTTTTTTTGAAGACGGTGCAAATACATTTTCATGACAACAACCTTCAAACCACCGAAACTTCAAATGACAAATGCAGCAGCAGACGAAGGTCAACGACTAATGGAggaagtaaagtaaaaaaaaagaccacaCAGCAAGTCAACCTGAGCAGAGAACGGCAGAAAATCACTGAAGGAGAGGACAGTCTCCTTCCACTTGTCAAATAACCTGGAGAGACGGCAATGGAAGTCTTGAATAGCAGGAGCTGGATAATTATGAGCAAGGAAACAGAATACAGTATAGCAGGACTTCCTCCACATTTCCAGGGTAGATTCTCTGCTGCGGCTTACTGTCTTCAAAGCAGCAACATTTGCACTCTTTGCATTTAAACCAAGCCACTTTTACATAATGCCAAATTCACAGTGTTGAGAAGCAAATCTAAATCCCAAGAATAGAGCGTGTGTTTAAGCCTGCTTCAGCCCATATGTCTCAGTATAGGAAGAAAAGATTTCAAGTGACACATCTGTGAAGAGATGAAGGGGTGCCAGGATTTTTATAGCATTTTAGAAATGAGGGTGTGACATGGGATCACACTGAGTCTGCTAAACAACACAGACTAGACGCTAGCATAGGAATGCCTAAAATTAAGATTTTCCTCTTGTATAGTATAACAGCTTCTGTGATCCATCCCATTATGTATTTGgctatttaaatgttttatatgaTATAATCTATGTCTTTATGGTGCACATagtatgcagaaaaaaaatgtgacaagaGCATCACAGCCATCTTGCCAAGATAAGTGATAGCTTGAGATGAACTTGACCAAAAGGTCTTGTCTCCAAAGGGAGACCGTCAGAGAATCTAaatgacaaagagacagaaaaaatactGTCAAAGAGTTTAACATGGTGGTTTAACTGGAAACCTTTTCAAAGAGCTGATCCTGTGAGACGTCATAACAGGTTTATGTCACCATGGAGATACTTGATGCAGTTTGATGGTGCTGTTGTGGGAAATGAGTAGTGGTTTTATGCTGTTAAAAAAGTGAAGTACTGTATGGAAAAGAGTCACCTCTGTTCACCTCTGACCCTAACAGATGTAATATTTTATTGATCCCTGTGGAGAAATTCTCTCTCTGATTATCTGCAGCACTGAGGTCAAAGCACACTGTTAGATACAGAACTGCACCCAAGAGCGGAGTGGAGATTCAATGTCAAACACAAGGGTACTCCA
This Parambassis ranga chromosome 15, fParRan2.1, whole genome shotgun sequence DNA region includes the following protein-coding sequences:
- the LOC114447252 gene encoding dual specificity protein phosphatase 19-like; translation: MHSLTEEIQVFHKNRLKKQSTRVTTVTGRKLLETRSDGGEVEQVEELEQEGGCGFVEDKSLDLQVGVIRPFLLLASQDAAHDIDTLLRYKVSHVLNVAYGVTNLFPDQMVYKTLQILDLPETNITSYLEECSSFIDQAQEQDGVVLVHCNAGVSRSSSIVIGYLMSREGLLFDDAYSQVKLARPSIRPNPGFYQQLQSYKP